One part of the Anopheles coustani chromosome 2, idAnoCousDA_361_x.2, whole genome shotgun sequence genome encodes these proteins:
- the LOC131267019 gene encoding probable malonyl-CoA-acyl carrier protein transacylase, mitochondrial, which produces MLFRVFHRKLHRSLRLLGTDAKIPPVSSGSEKVKELLDNAATFEDIQSPSDANDWATLPYVAGTYITRDQSKKAVRPKIDPRETNVILFPGQGAQYVGMGSKLLKFPGARDIFALANEVLGYDLLKICIEGPKSKLDQTKYCQPAVMVTSLAALEQLREERPNAIENCFATAGFSLGELTALVFAGAIPFDKGLRLVQIRAEAMQLASQQTKSGMATVLFGADGRIGDACKEAKNWCIEKGIENPDCRVANYLYPGCKVLAGNEEALRFLEANAKRFNIRRLKRLPVSGAFHTELMQSAVEPFATALRKIKVEDPIISVHSNVDGKTYKNAGHIVGQLPKQIVRPVKWEQLLHIMYERKQGEYFPRTFECGPGKGLKAILKQVNAKAWDSALNVEA; this is translated from the coding sequence ATGTTGTTTCGAGTTTTCCATCGCAAGCTGCACCGTTCATTACGCCTTCTTGGCACGGACGCTAAAATACCACCAGTATCAAGTGGGAGCGAAAAAGTGAAGGAACTGCTAGACAATGCCGCCACATTCGAAGACATCCAATCTCCAAGCGATGCCAACGATTGGGCAACTCTCCCGTACGTTGCCGGCACATATATCACGCGCGACCAGTCGAAAAAAGCTGTACGGCCAAAGATCGATCCTAGGGAAACGAATGTTATCCTGTTCCCCGGACAAGGTGCCCAGTACGTGGGAATGGGCTCGAAACTACTGAAGTTCCCAGGGGCACGCGATATTTTTGCCCTCGCTAACGAAGTGCTGGGGTACGATCTGCTGAAGATCTGCATCGAAGGCCCCAAGAGTAAGCTCGACCAGACAAAGTACTGCCAACCGGCCGTAATGGTCACATCCCTGGCCGCGTTGGAGCAGCTGCGCGAAGAAAGACCAAATGCGATCGAAAACTGCTTCGCAACGGCCGGCTTCAGTTTAGGGGAGCTGACGGCACTCGTTTTCGCCGGTGCCATTCCCTTCGACAAGGGTCTTCGATTGGTGCAGATTCGCGCGGAAGCGATGCAGCTGGCGAGCCAGCAAACGAAAAGTGGAATGGCCACGGTCCTCTTCGGGGCGGACGGACGTATCGGGGATGCGTGCAAGGAGGCGAAAAATTGGTGCATCGAAAAAGGAATCGAAAATCCAGACTGCCGGGTTGCGAACTATCTCTACCCAGGCTGTAAGGTGTTGGCGGGGAATGAGGAAGCGCTACGGTTTCTGGAAGCGAATGCGAAACGTTTCAACATTCGGCGCCTCAAGCGGTTGCCCGTCAGTGGGGCTTTTCATACCGAACTCATGCAATCGGCTGTGGAACCTTTTGCTACCGCCCTGCGCAAGATTAAGGTGGAGGATCCCATCATCAGCGTGCACTCGAATGTCGATGGTAAGACGTACAAAAATGCTGGTCACATCGTAGGCCAGCTGCCGAAACAGATTGTTCGGCCGGTCAAGTGGGAGCAGTTGCTGCACATTATGTACGAAAGGAAACAGGGGGAGTATTTTCCTCGGACATTCGAATGTGGTCCCGGTAAGGGTCTAAAAGCTATCTTAAAACAGGTTAATGCAAAGGCGTGGGACTCTGCGTTGAATGTGGAAGCGTAG